The following are encoded in a window of Procambarus clarkii isolate CNS0578487 chromosome 33, FALCON_Pclarkii_2.0, whole genome shotgun sequence genomic DNA:
- the LOC138370814 gene encoding protein FAM186A-like codes for MGVDGMGLKGTPMGVDGMGHKLTPMRVDGMGHKLTPMGVDGMGHKLTPMGVDGMGHKLTPMRVDGMGHKLTPMGVDGMGHKLTPMGVDGMGHKLTPMGVDGMGHKLTPMGVDGMGHKLTPMRVDGMGHKLTPMRVDGMGHKLTPMRVDGMGHKLTPMRVDEMGHKLTSMGVDGMGHKLTPMGVDGMGHKLTPMGVDGMGHKLTPMGVDGKGHKLTPMGVDGMGHKLTPMGVDGMGLKLTPMGVDGMGLKLTPMGVDGMGHKLTPMGVDGMGHKLTPMGVDGMGHKLTPMGVDGMGLKLTPMGVDGMGHKLTPMGVDGMGHKLTPMGVDGMGHKLTPMGVDGMGHKLTPMGVDGMGLKGTPMGVDGMGHKLTPMRVDGMGHKLTPMGVDGMGHKLTPMGVDGMGHKLTPMRVDGMGHKLTPMGVDGMGHKLTPMGVDGMGHKLTPMGVDGMGHKLTPMGVDGMGHKLTPMRVDGMGHKLTPMRVDGMGHKLTPMRVDGMGHKLTPMRVDEMGHKLTSMGVDGMGHKLTPMGVDGMGHKLTPMGVDGMGHKLTPMGVDGKGHKLTPMGVDGMGYKLTPMGVDGMGLKLTPMGVDGMGLKLTPMGVDGMGLKLTSLRVDGMGLKLTSLRVDGMGLKLTPMGVDGMGLKLTPMGVDGMGHKLTPMGVDGMGHKLTPLGVMGWDSS; via the coding sequence ATGGGAGTTGATGGGATGGGACTCAAGGGTACTCCCATGGGAGTTGATGGGATGGGACACAAGTTGACTCCCATGAGAGTTGATGGGATGGGACACAAGTTGACTCCCATGGGAGTTGATGGGATGGGACACAAGTTGACTCCTATGGGAGTTGATGGGATGGGACACAAGTTGACTCCCATGAGAGTTGATGGGATGGGACACAAGTTGACTCCCATGGGAGTTGATGGGATGGGACACAAGTTGACTCCCATGGGAGTTGATGGGATGGGACACAAGTTGACTCCCATGGGAGTTGATGGGATGGGACACAAGTTGACTCCCATGGGAGTTGATGGAATGGGACACAAGTTGACTCCCATGAGAGTTGATGGGATGGGACACAAGTTGACTCCCATGAGAGTTGATGGGATGGGACACAAGTTGACTCCCATGAGAGTTGATGGGATGGGACACAAGTTGACTCCCATGAGAGTTGATGAGATGGGACACAAGTTGACTTCCATGGGAGTTGATGGGATGGGACACAAGTTGACTCCCATGGGAGTTGATGGGATGGGACACAAGTTGACTCCCATGGGAGTTGATGGGATGGGACACAAGTTGACTCCCATGGGAGTTGATGGGAAGGGACACAAGTTGACTCCCATGGGAGTTGATGGGATGGGACACAAGTTGACTCCCATGGGAGTTGATGGGATGGGACTCAAGTTGACTCCCATGGGAGTTGATGGGATGGGACTCAAGTTGACTCCCATGGGAGTTGATGGGATGGGACACAAGTTGACTCCCATGGGAGTTGATGGGATGGGACACAAGTTGACTCCCATGGGAGTTGATGGGATGGGACACAAGTTGACTCCCATGGGAGTTGATGGGATGGGACTCAAGTTGACTCCCATGGGAGTTGATGGGATGGGACACAAGTTGACTCCCATGGGAGTTGATGGGATGGGACACAAGTTGACTCCTATGGGAGTTGATGGGATGGGACACAAGTTGACTCCCATGGGAGTTGATGGGATGGGACACAAGTTGACTCCCATGGGAGTTGATGGGATGGGACTCAAGGGTACTCCCATGGGAGTTGATGGGATGGGACACAAGTTGACTCCCATGAGAGTTGATGGGATGGGACACAAGTTGACTCCCATGGGAGTTGATGGGATGGGACACAAGTTGACTCCTATGGGAGTTGATGGGATGGGACACAAGTTGACTCCCATGAGAGTTGATGGGATGGGACACAAGTTGACTCCCATGGGAGTTGATGGGATGGGACACAAGTTGACTCCCATGGGAGTTGATGGGATGGGACACAAGTTGACTCCCATGGGAGTTGATGGGATGGGACACAAGTTGACTCCCATGGGAGTTGATGGAATGGGACACAAGTTGACTCCCATGAGAGTTGATGGGATGGGACACAAGTTGACTCCCATGAGAGTTGATGGGATGGGACACAAGTTGACTCCCATGAGAGTTGATGGGATGGGACACAAGTTGACTCCCATGAGAGTTGATGAGATGGGACACAAGTTGACTTCCATGGGAGTTGATGGGATGGGACACAAGTTGACTCCCATGGGAGTTGATGGGATGGGACACAAGTTGACTCCCATGGGAGTTGATGGGATGGGACACAAGTTGACTCCCATGGGAGTTGATGGGAAGGGACACAAGTTGACTCCCATGGGAGTTGATGGGATGGGATACAAGTTGACTCCCATGGGAGTTGATGGGATGGGACTCAAGTTGACTCCCATGGGAGTTGATGGGATGGGACTCAAGTTGACTCCCATGGGAGTTGATGGGATGGGACTCAAGTTGACTTCCTTGAGAGTTGATGGGATGGGACTCAAGTTGACTTCCTTGAGAGTTGATGGGATGGGACTCAAGTTGACTCCCATGGGAGTTGATGGGATGGGACTCAAGTTGACTCCCATGGGAGTTGATGGGATGGGACACAAGTTGACTCCCATGGGAGTTGATGGGATGGGACACAAGTTGACTCCCTTGGGAGTTATGGGATGGGACTCAAGTTGA
- the LOC138370815 gene encoding protein FAM186A-like: MGVDGMGHKLTPMGVDGMGLKLTPMGVDGMGLKLTPMEVDGMGLKLTPMGVDGMGHKLTPMGVDGMGHKLTPMGVDGIGLKLTSMGVDGMGLKLTPMGVDGMGLKLTPMGVDGMGHKLTSMRVDGMGHKLTPMGVDGMGLKLTSMEVDGMGHKLTQMGVDGMELKLTPMGVDGMGLKLTPMGVDGMGLKLTPMGVDGMGHKLTPMGVDGMGLKLTPMGVDGMGLKLTPMGVDGMGLKLTPMGVDGMELKLTPMGVDGMGLKLTSLRVDGMGHKLTPMGVDGMGLKLTPMRVDGMGLKLTSMGVDGMGLKLTSMGVDGTELKLIPMGVDGMGLKLTSLRVDGMGHKLTPMGVDGMGLKLTSMEVDGMGHKLTQMGVDGMELKLTPMGVDGMGLKLTPMGVDGMGLKLTPMGVDGMGLKLTSMEVDGMGLKLTPMGVDGMGHKLTPMGVDGMGHKLTPMGVDGIGLKLTSMGVDGMGLKLTPMGVDGMGHKLTSMGVDGMGHKLSPMGVDGIGLKLTPMGVDGMGHKLTPMGVDGMGLKLTPMGVDGMGHKLTPMGVDGMGLKLTSMGVDGMGLKLTPMRDDGMGLKLTPMRVDGMGHKLTPMGVDGMGHKLTPMRVDGMGHKLTPMRVDGMGLKLTPMRVDGMGLKLTPMRDDGMGLKLTPMRDDGMGLKLTPMRDAGEIYHGR, encoded by the coding sequence ATGGGAGTTGATGGGATGGGACACAAGTTGACTCCCATGGGAGTTGATGGGATGGGACTCAAGTTGACTCCCATGGGAGTTGATGGGATGGGACTCAAgttgactcccatggaagttgatgGGATGGGACTCAAGTTGACTCCCATGGGAGTTGATGGGATGGGACACAAGTTGACTCCCATGGGAGTTGATGGGATGGGACACAAGTTGACTCCCATGGGAGTTGATGGTATAGGACTCAAGTTGACTTCCATGGGAGTTGATGGGATGGGACTCAAGTTGACTCCCATGGGAGTTGATGGGATGGGACTCAAGTTGACTCCCATGGGAGTTGATGGGATGGGACACAAGTTGACTTCCATGAGAGTTGATGGGATGGGACACAAGTTGACTCCCATGGGAGTTGATGGTATGGGACTCAAGTTGACTTCCATGGAAGTTGATGGGATGGGACACAAGTTGACTCAAATGGGAGTTGATGGGATGGAACTCAAGTTGACTCCCATGGGAGTTGATGGTATGGGACTCAAGTTGACTCCCATGGGAGTTGATGGGATGGGACTCAAGTTGACTCCCATGGGAGTTGATGGGATGGGACACAAGTTGACTCCCATGGGAGTTGATGGTATGGGACTCAAGTTGACTCCCATGGGAGTTGATGGGATGGGACTCAAGTTGACTCCCATGGGAGTTGATGGGATGGGACTCAAGTTGACTCCCATGGGAGTTGATGGGATGGAACTCAAGTTGACTCCCATGGGAGTTGATGGTATGGGACTCAAGTTGACTTCCTTGAGAGTTGATGGGATGGGACACAAGTTGACTCCCATGGGAGTTGATGGGATGGGACTCAAGTTGACTCCCATGAGAGTTGATGGGATGGGACTCAAGTTGACTTCCATGGGAGTTGATGGGATGGGACTCAAGTTGACTTCCATGGGAGTTGATGGAACGGAACTCAAGTTGATTCCCATGGGAGTTGATGGTATGGGACTCAAGTTGACTTCCTTGAGAGTTGATGGGATGGGACACAAGTTGACTCCCATGGGAGTTGATGGTATGGGACTCAAGTTGACTTCCATGGAAGTTGATGGGATGGGACACAAGTTGACTCAAATGGGAGTTGATGGGATGGAACTCAAGTTGACTCCCATGGGAGTTGATGGGATGGGACTCAAGTTGACTCCCATGGGAGTTGATGGTATGGGACTCAAGTTGACTCCCATGGGAGTTGATGGTATGGGACTCAAGTTGACTTCCATGGAAGTTGATGGGATGGGACTCAAGTTGACTCCCATGGGAGTTGATGGGATGGGACACAAGTTGACTCCCATGGGAGTTGATGGGATGGGACACAAGTTGACTCCCATGGGAGTTGATGGTATAGGACTCAAGTTGACTTCCATGGGAGTTGATGGGATGGGACTCAAGTTGACTCCCATGGGAGTTGATGGGATGGGACACAAGTTGACTTCCATGGGAGTTGATGGGATGGGACACAAGTTGAGTCCCATGGGAGTTGATGGTATAGGACTCAAGTTGACTCCCATGGGAGTTGATGGGATGGGACACAAGTTGACTCCCATGGGAGTTGATGGGATGGGACTCAAGTTGACTCCCATGGGAGTTGATGGGATGGGACACAAGTTGACTCCAATGGGAGTTGATGGTATGGGACTCAAGTTGACTTCCATGGGAGTTGATGGGATGGGACTCAAGTTGACTCCCATGAGAGATGATGGGATGGGACTCAAGTTGACTCCCATGAGAGTTGATGGGATGGGACACAAGTTGACTCCCATGGGAGTTGATGGGATGGGACACAAGTTGACTCCCATGAGAGTTGATGGGATGGGACACAAGTTGACTCCCATGAGAGTTGATGGGATGGGACTCAAGTTGACTCCCATGAGAGTTGATGGGATGGGACTCAAGTTGACTCCCATGAGAGATGATGGGATGGGACTCAAGTTGACTCCCATGAGAGATGATGGGATGGGACTCAAGTTGACTCCCATGAGAGATGCAGGGGAGATTTACCACGGTAGATAA